One Bacteroidia bacterium DNA segment encodes these proteins:
- a CDS encoding SMUG2 DNA glycosylase family protein, with protein sequence MAKTFGEKVIDFNRQLHYSDKLPENFRVINPYLDNPETMEAMQQFYHKYYNDSNQRRFIIGINPSRHGAGVTGVPFTDTKRLESVCGIKMQSAYTHEVSSVFIYDLIAEYGGANFFYNQFYINSPFPLAIVRRTKEGKWLNANYYDELVLFEMVKDFMILSLKKHIHLGLDTSEVFVLGKKNADFIQKLNKEAKLFGSIKALEHPRYIQQYKSKEKQIYIDKYIITLNNL encoded by the coding sequence ATGGCAAAAACATTTGGAGAAAAAGTGATTGATTTCAATCGTCAGTTACATTATTCGGATAAGCTACCGGAAAATTTTCGGGTGATTAATCCTTATTTGGATAATCCTGAAACGATGGAGGCAATGCAACAATTTTATCATAAATATTACAACGATTCAAATCAACGTAGATTTATTATCGGAATTAATCCGAGCCGACACGGAGCTGGAGTAACGGGTGTGCCATTTACAGATACCAAACGATTAGAAAGTGTCTGCGGCATCAAAATGCAATCAGCCTATACACACGAGGTGTCTTCTGTTTTTATATATGATTTGATTGCTGAATATGGAGGAGCGAATTTTTTTTACAATCAGTTTTATATCAACTCGCCATTTCCTTTAGCCATTGTCCGCCGAACAAAAGAGGGCAAATGGTTAAATGCTAATTATTATGATGAACTTGTTCTTTTTGAAATGGTGAAAGACTTTATGATTTTATCCTTAAAAAAACACATCCATTTAGGATTAGATACTTCGGAAGTTTTTGTACTAGGAAAGAAAAATGCAGATTTTATACAAAAGCTAAACAAAGAAGCTAAATTATTTGGCAGCATAAAAGCACTGGAACATCCGCGATACATTCAGCAATATAAGTCGAAAGAAAAACAGATTTATATTGACAAGTATATAATAACATTGAATAATTTATAA